A genomic window from Flavobacterium johnsoniae includes:
- a CDS encoding M56 family metallopeptidase, with protein MEALFIFILKSSGLLATFYFAYIFLLRKETFFNSSRWFLLAGLITSLVLPFVVYTKVIWVEAPPEPIAIPTIERTEVKNIPISDQDVIVYKPLQTSNVTAVEKESFEINWNLVLLAVYGIGFIAFMIKFALDFYSLNAVLKGKKVEQQEDFKFIDVNENIAPFSYFDYIVYNSSLYTAAELENILEHEKVHSDQNHTIDVLISRIFCILFWFNPIVWLYKKAILQNLEFIADYEASKKITDKKAYQYTLLKITTHDTCVAITNHFYQSLIKKRIVMLNKNQSNKRNYWKYYAVIPALGAFVLLFQIKTIAQEKKENLAVVQKDTIKDEQEIIKITKNTTDQELKDLTSKLKTNHNLDVEVSDVKRNSDKELTAIQIQTKSESGKKQTIKIDGNKAIKDCEIAIGTDENGTKAIVINADKNMKAPIIIRNERVVVHNYGDSDVTPPTPPTPPAFPSGPMPVAPTVDMSKMPKPPVPPKNPKDKVAMSKFEKEMEEFEKKMAAFEPDMSAYEKQIEEIMSQREAIYEKEMAKYEIAMEKFNAKMEKFNYDFKFNFANDSDYSNTMKQYEQDMKQYELDMKQHAKDMKQHAKEMKQHEKDMKQHEKDMKEMERQNKKA; from the coding sequence ATGGAAGCACTTTTTATTTTTATCTTAAAATCAAGCGGACTTTTAGCAACATTTTATTTTGCTTACATTTTTTTACTTCGCAAAGAGACATTTTTTAATAGCAGTCGTTGGTTTTTATTAGCGGGACTAATTACTTCTCTAGTTTTGCCTTTTGTGGTTTATACAAAAGTAATTTGGGTTGAAGCGCCGCCAGAACCAATTGCAATTCCAACAATTGAAAGAACTGAAGTAAAAAATATTCCAATCTCTGATCAAGATGTTATAGTTTATAAACCTCTTCAAACCTCAAATGTAACTGCGGTTGAAAAAGAAAGTTTTGAAATAAATTGGAATTTAGTTCTTCTAGCGGTTTACGGAATTGGTTTCATCGCTTTTATGATAAAATTCGCTCTTGATTTTTATAGTTTGAATGCTGTTTTAAAAGGAAAAAAAGTAGAACAGCAAGAAGATTTTAAATTCATCGACGTAAATGAAAACATCGCTCCTTTTTCCTATTTCGATTATATTGTTTACAACTCATCACTGTATACGGCTGCCGAATTAGAAAATATTTTGGAGCATGAAAAAGTGCACAGCGATCAAAACCATACTATTGATGTTTTAATTTCGAGAATCTTTTGTATTCTATTTTGGTTTAATCCAATTGTGTGGCTTTATAAAAAAGCCATTTTACAAAATCTCGAATTTATTGCAGATTATGAAGCTTCTAAAAAAATTACCGACAAAAAAGCGTATCAATACACACTTTTAAAAATTACAACGCACGATACATGCGTTGCTATCACCAATCATTTTTATCAATCATTAATCAAAAAACGAATTGTCATGTTAAACAAGAATCAATCAAACAAAAGGAATTATTGGAAATATTATGCCGTAATTCCAGCATTGGGCGCATTTGTTCTTTTATTCCAAATTAAAACAATTGCACAAGAGAAAAAAGAAAATTTAGCAGTTGTTCAAAAAGATACTATTAAAGACGAACAAGAAATTATTAAAATTACAAAAAACACTACAGATCAAGAATTGAAGGATCTTACTTCAAAACTAAAAACTAATCATAATCTTGATGTTGAAGTTTCTGATGTAAAAAGAAATTCTGATAAAGAATTGACAGCTATCCAAATTCAAACAAAATCTGAATCTGGAAAAAAACAAACCATTAAAATTGATGGAAACAAAGCAATAAAAGATTGCGAAATTGCAATTGGCACTGATGAAAATGGAACTAAAGCTATTGTAATTAATGCTGATAAAAATATGAAAGCGCCAATTATAATCAGAAATGAAAGAGTTGTTGTGCATAATTATGGAGATTCAGACGTAACGCCTCCTACACCACCAACGCCTCCAGCTTTTCCTTCTGGTCCAATGCCAGTTGCTCCAACAGTTGATATGTCTAAAATGCCAAAACCTCCTGTACCTCCAAAAAATCCAAAAGATAAAGTTGCAATGAGCAAATTTGAAAAAGAGATGGAAGAATTTGAGAAAAAAATGGCAGCTTTTGAACCTGATATGTCTGCTTACGAAAAACAGATTGAAGAAATAATGTCTCAAAGAGAAGCTATTTACGAGAAAGAAATGGCAAAGTATGAAATTGCGATGGAGAAATTCAATGCGAAAATGGAAAAATTCAATTATGACTTTAAGTTTAATTTCGCAAACGATTCTGATTATTCAAACACTATGAAGCAATACGAGCAAGACATGAAACAATATGAGCTTGATATGAAGCAACATGCAAAAGATATGAAACAACATGCTAAAGAAATGAAGCAGCATGAGAAAGATATGAAACAGCATGAAAAGGACATGAAGGAAATGGAAAGACAAAACAAAAAAGCTTAA
- a CDS encoding M56 family metallopeptidase, whose product MEAIFIYIAKSGFLMLMFYCAYYFLLRKETFFNSNRWFLLSGLIVSAVLPLLTYTKVVWIESTPVLDSIQSNVNIIEKESPEFNWNQIILGIYGLGFIVFIIKLAIDFYSLNAIIKGKKIQQQADFKFIDINENIAPFSYFEYIVYNSSLYTASELESIIEHEKVHSDQNHTIDVLISRLFSIIFWFNPVVWLYKKAITQNLEFIADSEAAKKLLDKKAYQYTLLKITTHENCVAITNHFYQSLIKKRIVMLNTNQSKKRNSWKYYVVIPALAAFVLLFQVEVIAKEKSQIVVDKESNIESVNVYTITKKTTDSELAEIKDNLQKKHDVKFEVSDVKRNGSNELTSIVVDVRKGKQTVKSVQTSDGKAIDEFGVLVIDYKNGDTKIGIKTADNSQEKEPKTATSKKLKTKTETNASTTSNTNTKTNIVTNTATSTFVTTDNDGKSATKIVITSNDKDSKVVVSNGAKSKLVDQLIIVDGEEMPSSFDMNSIKPANIESVSIFKGTEAIAKYGDKGTNGVIEIETKK is encoded by the coding sequence ATGGAGGCAATTTTCATTTATATCGCTAAGTCGGGGTTCTTAATGCTTATGTTTTATTGCGCCTATTATTTTTTATTGCGCAAAGAAACTTTTTTCAACAGTAACAGATGGTTTTTATTATCTGGTTTAATAGTATCAGCCGTTTTGCCTTTACTAACTTACACCAAAGTTGTATGGATTGAGTCGACTCCAGTTTTAGATAGTATTCAATCAAATGTGAATATTATAGAAAAAGAATCGCCCGAATTCAATTGGAATCAAATCATTTTAGGAATTTACGGACTGGGTTTTATTGTTTTCATTATCAAATTGGCAATAGATTTTTATAGTTTGAATGCCATTATTAAAGGAAAAAAAATACAGCAACAAGCCGATTTCAAATTCATTGATATTAACGAAAACATTGCTCCTTTCTCCTATTTCGAATATATCGTTTACAATTCATCACTGTACACGGCTTCAGAATTAGAGAGTATTATCGAACACGAAAAAGTACACAGCGATCAAAATCATACTATAGATGTATTGATTTCTAGACTTTTCAGTATTATTTTCTGGTTCAATCCTGTTGTTTGGCTTTATAAAAAAGCAATTACACAAAATCTTGAATTTATTGCAGACAGCGAAGCAGCTAAAAAACTTTTAGATAAAAAAGCGTATCAATACACGCTTTTAAAAATAACAACACACGAAAACTGTGTTGCCATTACTAATCATTTTTATCAATCATTAATCAAAAAACGTATCGTTATGTTAAACACAAATCAATCAAAAAAGAGAAATTCTTGGAAGTATTATGTAGTAATTCCAGCGCTTGCAGCTTTTGTTTTATTATTTCAGGTTGAAGTAATTGCAAAAGAGAAGTCACAAATCGTAGTTGACAAAGAGTCAAATATTGAATCTGTAAATGTTTATACAATTACAAAAAAAACGACAGATTCTGAATTGGCAGAAATCAAAGACAATTTGCAAAAAAAACACGATGTAAAATTTGAAGTTTCTGATGTAAAAAGAAATGGTTCAAACGAGCTAACTTCGATTGTTGTTGATGTTAGAAAGGGAAAACAAACAGTAAAATCTGTACAGACATCTGATGGTAAAGCTATAGATGAATTTGGAGTTTTAGTTATCGACTATAAAAACGGAGACACAAAAATCGGAATTAAAACTGCAGATAATTCTCAAGAGAAAGAACCAAAAACTGCAACTAGCAAAAAACTAAAAACTAAAACAGAAACCAATGCTAGCACTACTTCTAATACTAATACAAAAACTAACATCGTTACTAATACAGCTACTAGCACTTTTGTAACGACAGATAACGATGGTAAATCGGCTACAAAAATTGTTATTACTTCTAATGATAAAGATTCGAAAGTTGTTGTTTCAAATGGAGCAAAATCTAAACTAGTTGATCAGCTGATAATTGTTGACGGTGAAGAAATGCCATCTTCTTTTGATATGAATAGCATAAAACCGGCAAATATTGAATCTGTAAGCATTTTCAAAGGAACTGAAGCCATCGCTAAATATGGTGACAAAGGAACAAATGGTGTAATTGAAATTGAAACAAAAAAATAA
- a CDS encoding TonB-dependent receptor plug domain-containing protein: protein MSNTNQSKKKNSWQYYAVVTVIAAFVLFLFQMEVIAKERPQITNEKNESNIESTAVFKITKSSTDAQLNEIKNNLQKQHKVKFEVSDVKRNASNELTSIVVDIKKGKQNAKSIQNSENQTINEFGVVVITYKNGDTKIGIQTINESNDKNSTKKKLGNQLIVVDGEEMPSDFNYESIDVKNIESVNVLKGTEAIGKYGDKGTNGVIEIETRK, encoded by the coding sequence ATGTCAAACACAAATCAATCAAAAAAGAAAAATTCTTGGCAATATTATGCTGTAGTTACTGTAATTGCCGCTTTTGTTTTATTCTTATTTCAAATGGAAGTAATTGCAAAAGAAAGACCGCAAATTACTAACGAAAAAAATGAATCAAATATAGAATCTACAGCTGTTTTTAAAATCACTAAAAGTTCTACGGATGCTCAATTGAACGAAATTAAAAACAATTTACAGAAACAACACAAGGTAAAATTTGAAGTTTCTGATGTAAAAAGAAATGCATCAAATGAACTAACTTCAATTGTAGTTGATATTAAAAAAGGAAAACAGAATGCGAAATCAATTCAAAATTCTGAAAATCAAACTATAAACGAATTTGGTGTAGTTGTTATAACTTATAAAAATGGAGATACAAAAATTGGAATTCAAACAATCAATGAATCTAATGACAAAAACTCAACAAAAAAGAAACTTGGAAATCAGTTAATTGTTGTTGATGGAGAAGAAATGCCAAGCGATTTCAACTATGAAAGTATAGATGTAAAAAATATCGAATCTGTTAATGTTTTAAAAGGAACTGAGGCAATTGGAAAATACGGCGACAAGGGCACAAATGGCGTAATTGAAATCGAAACTCGTAAATAA
- a CDS encoding BlaI/MecI/CopY family transcriptional regulator, with protein MQKLTNKEEEIMHILWKLKKAFVKEIQAEILEDQPHYNTLSTIVRNLEDKGYVAHNAFGNTHQYYPAVSIEDYRKGFMNTAIDNYFNSSYKSMVSFFAKEEKISADELREILDMIENPKESK; from the coding sequence ATGCAAAAACTAACCAATAAAGAAGAAGAAATCATGCATATTTTATGGAAGCTGAAAAAGGCTTTTGTAAAAGAAATTCAAGCAGAGATTTTAGAAGATCAACCACATTACAATACCTTATCGACTATAGTGCGTAATTTGGAAGATAAAGGTTATGTTGCACACAATGCTTTTGGAAACACGCATCAATATTATCCGGCTGTAAGTATCGAAGATTACCGAAAAGGTTTTATGAATACTGCAATTGATAATTATTTCAATAGTTCTTACAAAAGCATGGTTTCTTTTTTCGCTAAAGAAGAAAAAATTTCTGCAGACGAATTACGAGAAATCTTAGACATGATCGAAAATCCAAAAGAAAGTAAATAA
- a CDS encoding BlaI/MecI/CopY family transcriptional regulator — MQKLTHKEEEIMMILWKLKKAFVKEIQAEITEDQPHYNTLSTIVRNLEEKGYVGHNAFGNTHQYFPIVAIEDYRKGFMKTAIDNYFNSSYKSMVSFFAKEEKISADELREILSMIENKNEEK, encoded by the coding sequence GAAATTATGATGATTTTATGGAAGCTTAAAAAAGCTTTTGTAAAAGAAATTCAAGCAGAAATTACTGAAGATCAGCCACATTACAACACATTATCTACTATTGTGCGTAATTTGGAAGAAAAAGGATATGTTGGACACAATGCTTTTGGAAACACACATCAATATTTTCCAATAGTTGCAATAGAAGATTACAGAAAAGGATTTATGAAAACTGCAATTGATAATTATTTCAACAGTTCTTATAAAAGCATGGTTTCTTTTTTTGCTAAGGAAGAGAAAATTTCAGCAGATGAATTGAGAGAAATTTTATCAATGATAGAAAATAAAAACGAAGAAAAATAA